One Elaeis guineensis isolate ETL-2024a chromosome 10, EG11, whole genome shotgun sequence genomic window carries:
- the CPRF gene encoding oryzain alpha chain precursor (The RefSeq protein has 1 substitution compared to this genomic sequence) — MGPDSSPVAAALLLLLALASTAAVSSSASMSILSYGERSDDEVHRLYQAWKAQHARSYNALDEDEQRLEIFRDNLRFIDQHNAAANAGKYSFRLGLTRFADLTNEEYRSTYLGVRTAGSRRRRNSTVGSNRYRFRSSDDLPDSIDWRDKGAVVDVKDQGSCGSCWAFSTIAAVEGINHIVTGDLISLSEQELVDCDTYYNQGCNGGLMDYAFEFIISNGGIDTDEDYPYTGRDGSCDQYRKNAHVVTIDSYEDVPINDEKSLQKAVANQPVSVAIEAGGRAFQLYESGIFTGYCGTELDHGVTAIGYGSENGKYYWIVKNSWGSDWGESGYIRMERNINSATGKCGIAMEASYPIKNGQNPPNPGPSPPSPSKPPTVCDSYYSCPESMTCCCVYEFGSYCFAWGCCPLEGATCCEDHYSCCPHDYPICNVQEGTCLVSKNNPLGVKATKRIPAKPYWAYFGAQGERSSA, encoded by the exons ATGGGTCCCGATTCCTCGCCCGTGGCCGccgccctcctcctcctcctggcCCTGGCCTCCACCGCCGCCGTCTCCTCCTCCGCCAGCATGTCCATCCTGAGTTATGGGGAGAGGAGCGACGATGAGGTCCGCCGTCTCTACCAGGCCTGGAAGGCGCAGCACGCCCGGTCCTACAACGCGCTCGACGAGGACGAGCAACGCCTCGAGATCTTCCGCGATAACCTCCGCTTCATCGACCAGCACAACGCCGCCGCCAACGCCGGCAAGTACTCCTTCCGCCTCGGCCTCACCCGCTTCGCCGACCTCACCAACGAAGAGTACCGCTCCACCTACCTCGGCGTCCGGACCGCCGGCTCCCGCCGCCGCCGGAACTCCACCGTCGGCAGCAACCGGTACCGGTTCCGCTCCAGCGACGACCTACCGGACTCCATCGATTGGAGGGACAAGGGCGCGGTCGTGGATGTCAAAGACCAAGGCAGTTGCG GGAGCTGCTGGGCATTCTCAACCATTGCAGCGGTGGAGGGGATCAACCACATCGTGACCGGCGATCTGATATCGCTGTCGGAGCAAGAGCTGGTTGACTGTGACACCTACTATAACCAGGGCTGCAATGGGGGGCTCATGGATTATGCATTCGAGTTCATCATCAGCAACGGGGGGATTGATACCGATGAGGACTACCCTTACACGGGCCGGGATGGTAGCTGTGACCAGTATAGG AAGAATGCACATGTTGTTACCATCGATTCATACGAGGATGTTCCGATTAACGATGAGAAATCTCTGCAGAAGGCAGTAGCAAACCAACCTGTTAGTGTTGCTATTGAAGCTGGTGGCAGGGCATTCCAACTTTATGAATCG GGAATATTCACTGGATACTGTGGGACTGAGCTGGACCATGGTGTAACTGCGATAGGTTATGGCAGTGAGAATGGCAAGTACTACTGGATTGTGAAGAACTCATGGGGATCAGATTGGGGAGAATCTGGGTACATAAGGATGGAGCGCAATATTAATTCAGCCACAGGCAAGTGTGGTATTGCAATGGAGGCATCATATCCCATAAAGAATGGCCAGAACCCGCCCAATCCTGGTCCATCACCTCCTTCCCCTTCGAAGCCTCCGACTGTTTGTGATAGCTACTATTCCTGCCCAGAAAGCATGACATGCTGCTGTGTCTATGAATTTGGAAGCTACTGCTTTGCATGGGGATGCTGCCCACTTGAGGGTGCAACCTGCTGTGAAGACCACTATAGCTGCTGCCCTCATGACTATCCCATTTGCAATGTTCAGGAAGGAACTTGCCTAGTG AGCAAGAACAACCCACTGGGAGTGAAGGCTACGAAACGCATTCCTGCAAAGCCATATTGGGCTTACTTTGGTGCTCAAGGCGAGAGGAGCAGTGCTTGA